The proteins below are encoded in one region of Bremerella sp. P1:
- a CDS encoding IS3 family transposase (programmed frameshift), whose amino-acid sequence MPRRRFTPEQIIQHLREAEVLLSQDKTIAQACKAIGVTEQTYYRWRKEYGGIRTDQAKRLKDLEKENARLKRLLADAELDKAILKEAAFGKLLSPDKRRRIVEHVRDALGRARVSERRACRVLGQPRSTQRRARWIPDDEPRLVREMIELAEQYGRYGYRRITEMLRRKGWQVNHKRIERLWRREGLKVPQRQPKRRRLWLNDGSCVRLRPSRRDEVWSYDFVHHRTHDGRAFRMLTLIDEYTRECLAIDVARQLTSEEVLERLSDLFVRRGVPDFIRSDNGSEFTATKVRDWLERVEVNTLYIEPGSPWENGYIESFNGKLRDELLDREIFDTLLEAKVLIERWRVEYNTVRPHSSLGYRPPAPEAILPGEGASATLQHLPLEEPLKTIT is encoded by the exons ATGCCTAGAAGACGATTCACGCCGGAGCAGATTATCCAGCATCTCCGCGAAGCAGAGGTGCTTCTTTCTCAGGACAAGACGATTGCCCAGGCCTGCAAGGCGATCGGCGTCACGGAGCAGACGTACTACCGTTGGCGGAAGGAGTACGGTGGCATTCGTACGGACCAAGCCAAGCGGTTAAAAGATCTGGAGAAAGAGAACGCTCGACTGAAGAGACTCCTGGCGGATGCCGAGCTTGACAAGGCGATCCTTAAGGAGGCCGCTT TCGGGAAACTTCTGAGCCCGGACAAGCGACGGCGAATCGTCGAGCACGTGCGAGACGCCTTGGGACGCGCGCGAGTCTCGGAACGGCGGGCTTGTCGCGTGCTTGGGCAGCCGCGTTCCACGCAGCGCCGTGCTCGCTGGATTCCCGATGACGAACCTCGCCTGGTCCGGGAGATGATTGAGCTGGCCGAACAGTACGGTCGCTACGGCTATCGGCGAATTACCGAGATGTTGCGACGGAAAGGTTGGCAGGTGAACCATAAACGCATCGAGCGACTATGGCGTCGTGAAGGGCTGAAAGTACCGCAAAGGCAGCCTAAACGACGTCGCCTGTGGTTGAACGATGGTTCGTGTGTTCGCCTGCGGCCAAGTCGTCGCGATGAGGTCTGGAGCTATGACTTCGTACATCACCGTACGCACGATGGCCGAGCCTTCCGGATGCTGACGCTGATCGATGAATATACACGCGAGTGCCTGGCGATCGACGTCGCCCGTCAGTTAACCAGCGAGGAAGTCTTGGAACGCCTCAGTGACCTGTTCGTTCGACGCGGCGTGCCTGACTTCATCCGGAGCGATAATGGCTCCGAGTTCACAGCTACAAAGGTCCGTGACTGGTTAGAGCGAGTCGAGGTGAACACCTTGTACATCGAGCCAGGCAGTCCCTGGGAGAATGGCTACATCGAATCATTCAACGGGAAGCTGCGAGATGAACTACTCGATCGAGAGATCTTCGACACGCTACTGGAGGCAAAAGTGTTGATCGAACGGTGGCGAGTCGAGTACAACACGGTACGCCCGCACAGTTCGCTGGGGTACCGCCCACCGGCACCGGAGGCAATTCTTCCAGGGGAAGGTGCTTCCGCTACGCTACAGCACCTTCCCCTGGAAGAACCCTTGAAGACTATCACTTAA
- a CDS encoding sulfatase-like hydrolase/transferase, which produces MHIFKANSDLTIRLLFIASLVLLSWPFESFAEGLPNILLIVADDVGYSDLGCYGGEIDTPHLDELASEGLRFSEFHVNPMCVLTRTSLMTGHTHSQSDNYRWSVPIASMLRDAGYATSLSGKWHQPGNPLDAGFDSFYGFLGGAIDSWTGVERGKPAIQRNRSKPQSVEDGWYSSDAFTDEAIERIDEAAARNKPFFVYLAFNAPHSPLQAPKENVEKYYERYLPGWQVLREERFKRLKSLGLIDDRYVMSEPEAEVRRWHELPESIQQQESRRMAAYAGMLDRLDWNVGKLLEHLKEVGVEDETFVIFMADNGGAYSNGDIRTYDEQIPWEPNSNPFTSNGWSYLKNTPFRWYKSCAQEGGVSVPLIIRWPQALRGQSGGVRAQRLHVTDIYPTLLDLAKVSYPPSNNKRPLKPLYGNSMMPLLDDGKLPDHAIHDEMFWCFNQTGKGLVKGDWKISSISDGPWRLYNISDDPAESKDLASTMPAITSEMSNSWFRFARDETSMPPTWRAKLGTYQEGWGFHRIRMAMPAYVRAEPALSALNVPCETDLKFYFSEPISFDNSRGKTLRLYEASDVENAIWEVDPEPGHPAEGTKILVFRDLPTLKPNTTYFALSDGGWITLGKARAVGLNDGAFWYRFRTGNK; this is translated from the coding sequence ATGCATATTTTCAAGGCGAATTCTGACTTAACCATTCGACTGTTATTCATTGCATCTCTCGTACTACTCTCTTGGCCATTTGAGAGTTTCGCAGAAGGACTGCCAAATATCCTTCTGATCGTGGCCGATGATGTTGGGTACTCCGACTTGGGCTGCTATGGAGGCGAAATCGATACGCCGCACTTAGATGAACTAGCGTCCGAGGGACTTCGTTTCAGCGAGTTTCATGTCAATCCAATGTGCGTGTTGACCCGCACGAGTCTGATGACAGGTCACACCCATTCCCAATCGGACAATTATCGTTGGTCAGTACCCATCGCTTCGATGCTGAGAGACGCCGGCTACGCGACCTCTTTATCCGGCAAATGGCATCAGCCTGGAAATCCTCTTGATGCTGGTTTTGACTCGTTCTATGGCTTTCTAGGTGGCGCGATCGATAGCTGGACAGGAGTCGAACGGGGCAAACCTGCAATTCAACGTAACCGAAGTAAACCGCAGTCCGTTGAGGATGGTTGGTATAGCTCAGACGCATTCACCGATGAGGCGATCGAACGAATCGATGAGGCCGCTGCCAGGAATAAGCCTTTTTTCGTTTACCTGGCTTTCAACGCTCCTCACAGTCCTCTACAAGCACCGAAGGAGAACGTGGAAAAGTACTACGAGCGATACCTTCCTGGTTGGCAGGTGTTGCGTGAAGAACGGTTCAAGAGACTCAAGTCGCTTGGATTGATTGATGATCGATATGTGATGTCCGAACCTGAAGCCGAAGTGCGGCGTTGGCATGAGTTGCCGGAATCGATTCAACAGCAGGAGAGCCGCAGGATGGCAGCCTATGCCGGAATGCTTGACCGACTTGATTGGAACGTAGGAAAATTGCTCGAGCACCTTAAGGAAGTTGGCGTCGAAGACGAGACATTCGTCATCTTTATGGCAGACAATGGTGGGGCTTACAGCAACGGCGATATTCGAACCTACGACGAACAGATACCCTGGGAGCCCAATTCCAATCCGTTTACTTCCAATGGTTGGTCTTATTTAAAAAACACGCCATTTCGCTGGTATAAATCGTGCGCGCAAGAAGGTGGCGTTTCGGTTCCCTTAATCATTCGCTGGCCACAAGCTTTACGTGGCCAGTCAGGCGGAGTTCGTGCCCAGCGTCTGCATGTGACCGATATCTACCCGACATTACTTGATTTGGCCAAGGTTTCCTATCCGCCTTCCAACAATAAAAGACCGCTGAAACCACTTTATGGCAATTCGATGATGCCACTACTCGACGACGGCAAGCTGCCCGATCATGCGATCCATGATGAGATGTTCTGGTGCTTTAACCAGACCGGCAAAGGCCTGGTCAAAGGAGATTGGAAGATATCGAGCATCAGCGATGGTCCGTGGAGACTATACAACATTAGCGACGATCCCGCCGAATCGAAGGACTTGGCATCCACTATGCCCGCGATTACCTCTGAGATGAGTAACTCCTGGTTTCGATTTGCGAGAGATGAGACATCCATGCCGCCGACATGGCGAGCCAAGCTTGGTACGTACCAGGAAGGATGGGGATTTCATCGAATTCGCATGGCGATGCCAGCGTATGTTCGCGCCGAGCCAGCATTGTCGGCCCTGAATGTTCCGTGCGAAACAGACTTGAAATTCTATTTCTCGGAACCCATCAGTTTTGACAATTCGCGTGGAAAGACGCTACGTCTTTACGAAGCAAGCGATGTCGAAAACGCCATATGGGAAGTCGATCCCGAGCCAGGGCATCCCGCCGAAGGAACGAAGATCCTGGTTTTCAGAGATCTCCCGACCCTGAAGCCAAACACTACCTACTTTGCTCTTTCTGACGGTGGATGGATCACTCTGGGGAAAGCCCGGGCAGTCGGGCTCAATGATGGAGCATTCTGGTATCGTTTCCGAACAGGAAACAAGTAA